From Rhodoferax sp. AJA081-3, the proteins below share one genomic window:
- a CDS encoding helix-turn-helix domain-containing protein, with protein MDKRFNTLSVSEQLDLRKKAVEDVIAHPEWSLAQAVRHLKKTMRLTTAEMAKLSGVSARTMQDIEQERSEGTVQTMNRILGMLGLRLGVTRIVREQSSSTSNLPVPKA; from the coding sequence ATGGACAAACGTTTCAACACCCTGTCGGTATCGGAGCAACTGGATCTGCGCAAGAAAGCCGTAGAAGACGTCATAGCGCATCCAGAGTGGTCGCTTGCACAAGCTGTACGCCACCTCAAGAAGACCATGCGTCTGACCACGGCCGAGATGGCCAAACTCTCTGGTGTCTCAGCACGCACCATGCAAGACATCGAGCAGGAACGCAGCGAAGGCACCGTTCAAACCATGAACCGCATTTTGGGGATGCTCGGACTCCGACTTGGCGTTACCCGTATCGTTCGGGAACAGAGTTCATCCACATCAAACCTGCCAGTGCCAAAAGCCTGA
- a CDS encoding type II toxin-antitoxin system HipA family toxin — MYETCTLQLHAHNAWHDVASVRLLGSAAQGWKAKTYSGYAVEWAFAHAKAADGHALCVRWPVGLEALEQDHWPVFLIDMLPQGFGRQELLRRIGESPTAGLGVDWKLLLVGAGNTIGNLRVKEAAMWLAENAGPLRGFTDDNVAERGEAFSEYLASHGLFVAGSSGVQGEWPKILLTRADDGLLYLDHTLPDARAVEHFIVKFGRGADPHLASILRHEAPYMDIARRLGLRVHAPLALRKRALFIPRFDRIVGAGGGVTRLAQESVATLTGMPGFEAVPSHDQICEALIRHCTDPQAEVLEYLKRDIVNLALLNKDNHARNTAVQRNFDNHISLTPLYDFAPMYLHPDGIARRIRWDNNDFGQTNWTRVVDRVCELGTAVQKERRSKRVLIERAPLVAGLKAMEPHLREVADAGQAMGLEPDVAAFLRPSILARADELATLV; from the coding sequence ATGTATGAAACCTGCACCCTCCAACTGCACGCACACAATGCCTGGCACGACGTAGCGAGTGTCCGCCTGCTTGGGTCTGCGGCACAGGGATGGAAGGCGAAGACCTATTCAGGTTATGCGGTGGAGTGGGCGTTTGCGCACGCCAAGGCCGCGGACGGACATGCCCTCTGTGTGCGCTGGCCGGTAGGTTTGGAAGCCCTGGAGCAGGACCACTGGCCGGTGTTCCTCATCGATATGCTGCCGCAGGGTTTCGGAAGGCAGGAGTTGCTCAGACGCATCGGAGAGTCCCCCACTGCAGGTCTGGGTGTGGACTGGAAGCTGCTGTTGGTTGGCGCTGGCAATACGATTGGAAACCTTCGGGTCAAAGAGGCTGCCATGTGGCTGGCCGAAAACGCTGGGCCGTTGCGTGGATTTACGGACGACAACGTAGCAGAGCGTGGCGAGGCATTCTCGGAATACCTGGCGTCGCATGGACTCTTCGTTGCCGGTTCTTCCGGCGTTCAAGGTGAGTGGCCCAAAATTCTCCTGACCCGGGCGGATGACGGGCTTCTGTACCTCGACCACACCCTTCCCGACGCGCGGGCGGTAGAGCACTTCATCGTCAAGTTCGGGAGGGGCGCCGACCCACATTTGGCGAGCATCCTGAGGCATGAGGCCCCGTATATGGACATTGCTCGCCGGCTCGGCCTGCGTGTGCACGCGCCGCTGGCTCTCCGAAAACGTGCCCTTTTCATTCCCCGGTTCGACCGCATCGTTGGCGCCGGTGGTGGAGTGACGCGGCTGGCGCAAGAAAGTGTGGCCACCTTGACCGGCATGCCAGGGTTCGAAGCGGTACCAAGCCACGACCAAATCTGCGAGGCACTCATTCGGCATTGCACGGACCCGCAGGCTGAAGTGCTGGAATATCTGAAGCGGGACATTGTCAACCTAGCGCTGCTCAACAAGGACAACCATGCGCGCAATACGGCCGTGCAACGGAACTTTGACAATCACATCTCACTGACCCCGCTGTACGACTTCGCCCCGATGTACCTCCATCCGGATGGCATCGCCCGGCGTATTCGGTGGGACAACAACGACTTTGGCCAAACGAACTGGACGCGGGTCGTAGACCGCGTGTGTGAACTGGGAACAGCGGTTCAGAAAGAGCGGCGCAGCAAGCGGGTGCTGATTGAGCGTGCGCCACTGGTGGCGGGTCTCAAGGCCATGGAGCCCCACTTGCGAGAGGTTGCTGATGCAGGCCAGGCCATGGGGCTGGAGCCAGACGTCGCTGCGTTCTTGCGCCCATCCATTCTGGCCAGGGCCGACGAGTTGGCCACTCTCGTCTGA
- a CDS encoding DUF3820 family protein: protein MQAEDLSLLVTRTMPFGKYQGRLIADLPGDYLNWFARTGFPKGEIGRLLALMHEIDHNGLGDLLKPLRGG, encoded by the coding sequence ATGCAAGCCGAAGACCTCTCCCTGTTGGTGACCCGCACCATGCCCTTTGGCAAATACCAGGGCCGTCTGATCGCCGACCTGCCCGGAGATTATTTGAACTGGTTTGCCCGCACGGGCTTTCCCAAAGGGGAGATTGGGAGGTTGCTGGCGCTGATGCATGAGATTGATCACAACGGCTTGGGTGATTTGTTGAAGCCGTTGCGGGGTGGCTGA
- a CDS encoding FAD-binding oxidoreductase, with the protein MTVSTLDDRFDRRLFLKAGGLAATAGSLGTLGLVSACASGLAIHSPQNLQALRSSMQGRLLLPGDEGYYMATYPNNARWAGVFPKAIAMCASEADVQLCLRWARDQGEAFAIRCGGHSYAGFSTTTGLLINVRPMNKVSYNPSTGLAWVQAGATNQDMANTMSGIGVAVPSGRCPTVGVSGLVLGGGWGFAATHSGLTADSLRQTNVVLADTQLVSASDTANPELFWALRGGGGGNFGVNTSFTFQTHRVGDVTIFNILWPGKNQIAMLRTLQEIQNNHGQMISTRTKAYPDKAGPNPKLADIQVATLGIYWGNEEQTRKALAPALGLLAPLSVDIRTMGYWQARDYLVTDDPNGMYDLRSSYVADAMPEAGLETMLQWMMQWPGGALLPENMGILFAIGGKVRSVAQDATAYVHRNANYIFEMECAWAPVDKPEVVRAQREWLARYFTAMKPYVLAQSYVNFPNRDQENWASAYYGKNLQRLSQVKRKYDTDNIFRFPQSIPLA; encoded by the coding sequence ATGACCGTCAGCACCTTGGACGACCGCTTTGATCGTCGCCTCTTCCTCAAGGCCGGTGGCCTGGCCGCAACTGCGGGCAGCCTGGGCACGCTGGGCCTGGTCAGCGCCTGCGCCAGCGGGCTGGCCATCCACTCGCCACAGAACCTGCAGGCCCTGCGCAGCAGCATGCAGGGCCGCCTGTTACTACCGGGGGACGAGGGCTACTACATGGCCACCTACCCCAACAATGCACGCTGGGCCGGTGTGTTCCCCAAGGCTATTGCCATGTGCGCCAGTGAGGCCGATGTGCAGCTGTGCCTGCGCTGGGCGCGCGACCAGGGCGAGGCCTTTGCCATCCGCTGCGGCGGGCATTCGTATGCGGGTTTCTCGACCACCACCGGCCTGCTCATCAACGTGCGGCCCATGAACAAGGTGTCCTACAACCCCAGCACCGGCTTGGCCTGGGTGCAGGCCGGTGCCACCAACCAGGACATGGCCAACACGATGTCGGGCATCGGGGTTGCCGTGCCGTCGGGCCGCTGCCCTACCGTGGGCGTCAGCGGCCTGGTGCTGGGCGGTGGCTGGGGCTTTGCCGCCACCCACTCGGGCCTGACGGCCGACAGCCTGCGCCAGACCAATGTGGTGTTGGCAGACACACAATTGGTCAGCGCCAGTGACACCGCGAACCCCGAGTTGTTCTGGGCCCTGCGCGGTGGCGGTGGCGGCAACTTTGGCGTCAACACCTCCTTCACCTTTCAGACCCACCGCGTGGGGGATGTCACCATCTTCAACATCCTGTGGCCCGGCAAAAACCAGATTGCCATGCTGCGTACGCTGCAAGAGATCCAGAACAACCACGGCCAGATGATCTCCACCCGCACCAAGGCCTACCCCGACAAGGCAGGGCCCAACCCCAAGCTGGCCGACATCCAGGTCGCCACGCTGGGCATCTACTGGGGCAATGAAGAACAGACCCGCAAGGCGCTGGCCCCTGCACTGGGCCTGCTGGCGCCCCTGAGCGTGGACATCCGCACCATGGGCTACTGGCAGGCACGCGACTACCTGGTGACGGACGACCCCAACGGCATGTACGACCTGCGTTCGTCCTATGTGGCCGACGCCATGCCAGAGGCCGGGCTGGAGACCATGCTGCAGTGGATGATGCAATGGCCAGGCGGCGCGCTGCTGCCCGAGAACATGGGCATCCTGTTTGCCATTGGCGGCAAGGTGCGCAGCGTGGCGCAAGACGCCACCGCCTACGTGCACCGCAACGCCAACTACATCTTCGAAATGGAGTGCGCCTGGGCACCGGTGGACAAGCCTGAGGTGGTGCGCGCCCAGCGCGAATGGCTGGCCCGCTACTTCACCGCCATGAAGCCCTATGTGCTGGCGCAGTCGTATGTGAATTTCCCGAACCGCGACCAGGAGAACTGGGCCAGCGCCTACTACGGCAAAAATCTGCAGCGCCTCTCGCAGGTCAAGCGTAAATACGACACCGACAATATCTTCAGGTTTCCGCAGAGTATTCCGCTGGCCTGA
- a CDS encoding FAD-dependent oxidoreductase: MQTPTRRHLLQWVGKTAGATALYQTMATLGLLHTPSAWAGPSGLQLPAGHGKTVALLGAGVSSLMAAYELQKAGYRCVILEALGRPGGRNFTARRGTRVVEDTGPQGRTEQVCQFDAGQYMNLGPARLPFQHPRLMHYCKELKVPLEVYVMSTAANLFQSDKAFGGKAVPRYRLGNDVNSHIAEMMGKANARGALDAELSPEDRQRFMAMVRSFGGLPLDDALGSASDTPRNLCLHPMTVQAMCAPNPRLALDDMLRSGFWEHNFFQPIEGDWEPTLFQPMGGMDKLVEGFTRHVGSLIRYRAQVVQITNQDKGVQVVYRDGKTRQTHTLRADHVLSAIPLPKLAAIPNNFSADYQQALAAFPVGELYKLAWQAERRFWEEAPYNIFGGISYTDSPMTQMWYPSNDYMGKKGIIPGCYTYDAQARAFGNMSLAERIRVARRDAIKLHPEFADEKLLPASKAVSIAWHQAEGQSAGYAAWERTNPAHTALYQRLLQPEGRFIAIGDQLSPLPGWQEGAFLSAEHAMRHMR, translated from the coding sequence ATGCAAACACCTACACGCCGCCACCTGCTCCAGTGGGTTGGCAAAACCGCCGGTGCCACCGCCCTCTACCAGACCATGGCCACGTTGGGCCTGCTGCACACGCCGTCTGCTTGGGCCGGGCCATCGGGCCTGCAGCTGCCGGCCGGTCACGGCAAGACCGTGGCCCTGCTGGGTGCGGGTGTCTCCAGTCTGATGGCCGCCTACGAGCTGCAAAAGGCCGGCTACCGCTGTGTCATCCTGGAGGCGCTGGGCCGCCCCGGCGGCCGCAACTTCACGGCCCGGCGGGGCACCCGTGTGGTGGAAGACACCGGCCCCCAGGGCCGCACCGAGCAGGTCTGCCAGTTTGACGCCGGGCAGTACATGAACCTGGGCCCGGCCCGCCTGCCGTTTCAGCACCCGCGGCTCATGCACTACTGCAAGGAACTGAAGGTGCCGCTGGAGGTGTATGTCATGTCCACCGCGGCCAACCTATTCCAGTCGGACAAGGCCTTTGGAGGCAAGGCCGTGCCCCGCTACCGGCTGGGTAACGACGTCAACAGCCACATCGCCGAGATGATGGGCAAGGCCAACGCACGGGGTGCGCTGGATGCCGAGCTGAGCCCCGAGGATCGCCAGCGCTTCATGGCCATGGTACGCAGCTTTGGCGGCCTGCCGCTGGACGACGCGCTGGGCTCTGCATCCGACACCCCTCGCAACCTGTGCCTGCACCCCATGACCGTGCAGGCCATGTGTGCACCCAACCCCCGCCTGGCGCTGGACGACATGCTGCGCTCGGGCTTCTGGGAGCACAATTTCTTCCAGCCCATCGAGGGTGACTGGGAACCCACGCTGTTCCAACCCATGGGCGGCATGGACAAGCTGGTGGAGGGCTTTACCCGCCATGTGGGCAGCCTGATTCGCTACCGCGCCCAGGTGGTACAGATCACCAACCAGGACAAGGGTGTGCAGGTGGTCTACCGCGATGGCAAGACCCGCCAAACCCACACCCTGCGCGCCGACCACGTGCTCAGCGCCATCCCCCTGCCCAAGCTGGCTGCCATCCCAAACAACTTCAGCGCCGACTACCAGCAGGCCCTGGCCGCGTTCCCGGTGGGGGAGCTGTACAAGCTGGCGTGGCAGGCCGAACGCCGCTTCTGGGAAGAGGCGCCCTACAACATCTTTGGCGGCATCAGCTACACCGATTCCCCGATGACACAGATGTGGTACCCCTCCAACGACTACATGGGTAAAAAAGGCATCATCCCCGGCTGCTACACCTACGACGCGCAGGCCCGCGCCTTTGGCAACATGAGCCTGGCCGAACGCATCCGCGTGGCCCGACGCGATGCCATCAAACTGCACCCCGAGTTTGCCGACGAAAAACTGCTGCCCGCCAGCAAGGCCGTCAGCATTGCCTGGCACCAGGCCGAAGGCCAAAGCGCCGGCTATGCGGCCTGGGAGCGCACCAACCCTGCGCACACCGCCCTCTACCAGCGCCTGCTGCAGCCCGAGGGCCGCTTCATCGCCATAGGCGACCAGCTCTCGCCCTTGCCTGGCTGGCAGGAAGGGGCGTTCTTGTCCGCCGAACATGCCATGCGCCATATGCGCTGA
- a CDS encoding diguanylate cyclase domain-containing protein, giving the protein MSDAPLESWTEVPATLVRLIADSVPALIAYFDADGLRCRFANQRYADYHGCTPESMLGKTVRDIVGEVGWGFISPFLAEGLRTAQPQNYEREQTLPKGHRRWINVHLVPHLEAGRVIGLFVLINDITAQRQAAQAVRDAGVRLQKFFEATAEGIVVHKEGVISDTNAAVQHLTGYSGAELQGMLTTDLMAPELRHITQAYLAAGKEEPYETELLTRDGRRVPVEVVGKTMPDEGGSYRVAVVRDISRHKQAQARIEFLALHDVLTQLPNRNYLAEFLPRVMAQARRQNHLVALLFVDLDGFKPVNDTYGHDAGDALLQEVARRMQTLVRESDLVVRLGGDEFLMLLTGIAAPDSAERVANALITALAEPVLFNGHTLRVSPSIGVGLYPDHGDTVDALIKHADEAMYRAKKAGGNCYRY; this is encoded by the coding sequence ATGTCGGATGCCCCCTTAGAGTCCTGGACCGAAGTGCCGGCAACGCTGGTCAGGCTGATTGCCGATTCTGTGCCCGCGCTGATCGCCTATTTCGACGCCGACGGCCTGCGCTGCCGCTTCGCCAACCAACGCTACGCCGACTACCACGGCTGCACACCCGAGTCGATGCTGGGCAAAACAGTGCGCGACATTGTGGGCGAGGTCGGGTGGGGCTTTATTTCTCCTTTTCTTGCCGAAGGTTTGCGCACCGCCCAGCCGCAGAATTACGAACGCGAGCAAACCCTGCCCAAGGGGCATCGGCGCTGGATAAACGTCCATCTGGTTCCCCACTTGGAGGCGGGCCGGGTCATCGGCCTTTTTGTGCTCATCAATGACATCACAGCCCAGCGCCAGGCAGCGCAAGCCGTGCGGGACGCCGGTGTGCGCCTGCAGAAATTTTTTGAGGCTACGGCGGAAGGCATCGTGGTGCACAAAGAGGGCGTGATCTCGGACACCAATGCCGCGGTCCAGCACCTGACCGGCTACAGCGGCGCCGAGCTGCAAGGCATGTTGACCACCGACCTGATGGCACCCGAGCTGCGACACATCACCCAAGCCTACCTGGCGGCGGGCAAAGAAGAGCCCTACGAAACCGAACTGCTCACGCGCGACGGGCGGCGGGTGCCGGTAGAGGTGGTCGGCAAAACCATGCCCGACGAGGGCGGCAGCTACCGGGTGGCTGTGGTGCGGGACATCAGCCGGCACAAGCAGGCCCAGGCGCGTATCGAGTTTTTGGCCCTGCACGATGTCTTGACACAATTGCCCAACCGCAACTACCTGGCCGAGTTTTTGCCCCGCGTCATGGCCCAGGCGCGGCGGCAGAACCACCTGGTAGCCCTGTTGTTTGTGGACCTGGACGGCTTCAAACCCGTCAACGATACGTATGGCCACGATGCCGGTGATGCGCTGCTGCAAGAAGTGGCACGGCGTATGCAAACCCTGGTGCGTGAGAGCGATCTGGTGGTGCGACTGGGCGGCGACGAGTTTCTGATGCTGTTGACCGGTATAGCGGCCCCCGACAGTGCAGAGCGTGTGGCCAACGCCCTGATCACCGCGTTGGCCGAACCTGTGCTGTTCAATGGACACACCCTGCGCGTGAGCCCGTCCATCGGCGTGGGCCTGTACCCGGACCACGGCGACACGGTGGATGCGCTGATCAAACACGCAGACGAGGCCATGTACCGCGCCAAAAAGGCCGGTGGCAACTGCTACCGTTATTAA
- a CDS encoding ABC transporter substrate-binding protein, with amino-acid sequence MACSVVRQTQPGNLRRLFLLCTVALLQALPAVQAKELRIVTIESAPFGFVGPDRQPTGMMYEIGNLIATEAGFTYSNQLTPYARSAHAVVHGDADFVLRYSSAELAAAAIPVTGVLRLPTIVVGKPASRFESLADLHGKTVGTPRGGRFDASFEADTAILKYQVADYSQML; translated from the coding sequence ATGGCTTGTAGTGTCGTTCGCCAAACGCAACCTGGCAACCTGCGTAGGCTGTTCTTGCTGTGCACCGTGGCCCTGCTGCAGGCCCTGCCCGCGGTGCAGGCAAAAGAGCTGCGCATTGTCACAATAGAGTCCGCGCCATTCGGCTTTGTAGGCCCTGATAGACAACCCACGGGCATGATGTACGAGATTGGCAACCTGATTGCCACCGAAGCCGGCTTCACCTACAGCAACCAGTTGACCCCCTACGCCCGATCAGCCCATGCGGTGGTACATGGGGACGCCGATTTTGTGCTGCGCTACAGCAGCGCCGAGCTGGCAGCGGCGGCCATCCCGGTGACGGGTGTGCTGCGCCTGCCCACCATTGTGGTGGGCAAGCCCGCGTCCAGATTTGAGTCACTGGCAGATTTGCATGGCAAGACCGTGGGCACGCCACGCGGGGGTCGGTTTGATGCAAGCTTCGAAGCCGATACCGCCATTCTCAAATACCAGGTCGCCGACTATTCACAAATGCTCTAG